The proteins below come from a single Caenibius sp. WL genomic window:
- a CDS encoding heme o synthase: MSTSHSAVQLPADWRDFYALTKPRVMSLVVFTGLCGLLAAPGTIHPVIGFTAILCIALGAGGAAALNQWWEADIDAGMRRTAGRPLPAGRMARTSARDFGVGLSAASVLLMGVAVNWLAAIILALSVVYYAVVYTIWLKPRTPQNIVIGGGAGAFPPLIGWVAVTGDITLMPVLLFAIIFFWTPPHFWALALFVRSDYAKVGIPMMPVVAGEASTRKQILGYCVILLPLSLAPWFVGGAGAVYAVSALILSGLFLALSVPVALRRSTGPDDAMRPEKRLFGYSVLYLFVIFAALVADRWISVQGLA; encoded by the coding sequence ATGAGTACGAGCCACAGCGCGGTGCAGCTTCCGGCCGATTGGCGGGATTTCTATGCGCTGACCAAGCCGAGAGTGATGAGCCTGGTGGTCTTCACCGGCCTGTGCGGCCTGCTCGCCGCGCCCGGAACGATCCATCCCGTGATCGGCTTCACCGCAATCCTGTGCATCGCGCTCGGGGCCGGGGGCGCCGCAGCGCTCAATCAGTGGTGGGAAGCCGATATCGACGCGGGCATGCGGCGCACCGCCGGGCGGCCTTTGCCCGCCGGACGGATGGCGCGGACCAGCGCCCGCGATTTCGGCGTCGGCCTGTCGGCGGCCTCGGTGCTGCTGATGGGGGTGGCGGTCAACTGGCTGGCGGCGATCATCCTCGCGCTGTCGGTCGTCTATTACGCTGTGGTCTATACGATCTGGCTCAAGCCGCGCACGCCGCAGAATATCGTGATCGGCGGCGGGGCGGGGGCCTTTCCGCCCCTGATCGGGTGGGTTGCGGTGACAGGCGACATCACTTTGATGCCGGTGCTGCTGTTCGCGATCATCTTCTTCTGGACGCCGCCGCATTTCTGGGCGCTGGCGCTGTTCGTGCGTAGCGATTACGCCAAAGTCGGCATTCCGATGATGCCGGTGGTCGCGGGTGAGGCGTCCACGCGCAAGCAGATCCTCGGCTATTGCGTGATCTTGCTGCCGCTGTCGCTGGCGCCGTGGTTTGTCGGCGGGGCGGGGGCGGTCTATGCCGTCAGCGCGCTGATTCTTTCGGGCCTGTTTCTCGCGCTGTCGGTGCCGGTCGCCCTGCGCCGGTCGACAGGGCCGGACGATGCGATGCGGCCGGAAAAGCGTTTGTTCGGCTACAGCGTGCTGTATCTTTTCGTGATCTTCGCGGCATTGGTTGCAGATCGCTGGATTTCCGTGCAGGGATTGGCATGA
- a CDS encoding metalloregulator ArsR/SmtB family transcription factor, translated as MSTDDRVDLVFKALANATRRRICDALRDRPLTTGQLADLLAPLDRCTVMQHLRVLERAGLVVVARKGRERFNHLDAMPIQEIHQRWIGPHAAHAAGGLLGLKRALEAEPARREAAAAPQA; from the coding sequence ATGTCAACGGATGATCGGGTGGACCTCGTTTTCAAGGCGCTGGCGAATGCGACGCGGCGGCGCATCTGCGATGCCCTGCGCGATCGCCCGCTCACCACCGGGCAACTGGCGGATCTGCTCGCCCCGCTCGACCGCTGCACGGTGATGCAGCATCTCAGGGTTCTGGAGCGGGCCGGGCTGGTCGTGGTGGCGCGCAAAGGGCGGGAACGGTTCAACCATCTCGACGCCATGCCGATCCAGGAAATCCACCAGCGCTGGATCGGTCCGCATGCGGCCCATGCCGCGGGCGGATTGCTCGGCCTCAAACGGGCGCTGGAAGCCGAACCGGCACGGAGGGAAGCGGCAGCCGCGCCGCAAGCATAA
- a CDS encoding cytochrome c oxidase subunit 3 yields the protein MAATKNHDYHILPPDIWPLAGSLSALLFTTGMVLFMHELPFGKPVVMLGVLALAVTFFSWFSKVVAEAQAGDHTPVVQLHNRYGMILFIASEVMFFVGWFWAWFDFALFPSELAETVGGVFPPKAIEAVMDPFDLPLINTLILLCSGTTVTWAHHCLIHGDREGLKKGLWLTILLGILFTSIQIYEYAHAPFGFGGNTYSSAFYMATGFHGFHVLVGTIFLIVCLRRTYLGHFTPKQHFGFEAAAWYWHFVDVVWLFLFVVIYVWGGWGAPIH from the coding sequence ATGGCTGCTACGAAGAACCATGATTATCATATCCTGCCGCCCGATATCTGGCCGCTGGCCGGATCGCTTTCGGCGCTTCTCTTCACCACGGGCATGGTGCTGTTCATGCACGAGCTGCCGTTCGGCAAGCCGGTGGTGATGCTGGGCGTCCTCGCTCTCGCGGTGACGTTTTTCAGCTGGTTTTCCAAAGTCGTTGCCGAAGCGCAGGCCGGTGATCACACGCCGGTGGTGCAGTTGCACAACCGCTATGGCATGATCCTGTTCATCGCCTCGGAAGTGATGTTCTTCGTCGGCTGGTTCTGGGCATGGTTCGATTTCGCGCTGTTCCCGTCGGAACTGGCCGAGACCGTGGGCGGCGTTTTCCCGCCCAAGGCGATCGAAGCGGTGATGGACCCGTTCGATCTGCCGCTGATCAACACGCTGATCCTGCTCTGTTCGGGCACCACTGTCACCTGGGCGCACCATTGCCTGATCCACGGTGATCGCGAAGGGCTGAAGAAGGGCCTGTGGCTGACGATCCTGCTGGGTATCCTGTTCACCAGCATTCAGATCTACGAATACGCTCACGCGCCGTTCGGCTTCGGTGGCAACACCTACAGCTCGGCGTTCTACATGGCGACCGGGTTCCACGGCTTCCACGTCCTCGTCGGCACGATCTTCCTGATCGTCTGTCTGCGCCGCACCTATCTTGGCCATTTCACGCCGAAGCAGCATTTCGGGTTCGAAGCGGCGGCATGGTACTGGCACTTCGTCGATGTCGTCTGGCTGTTCCTGTTCGTCGTCATCTATGTCTGGGGCGGCTGGGGCGCACCGATCCACTGA
- a CDS encoding SURF1 family cytochrome oxidase biogenesis protein — MRRLPILPTLLVLIAVAVMVTAGVWQWQRAAWKEDLLARYDRAAKAGTAVAFPFTEDQREAALYHRSALECRRVLARNPIAGRNAAQEAGWAQTVRCATPEGEAEVALGWSRDPAIAAWDGGTVQGIVAPAAHGVRLVAVPAQAGLTQLAKPDPHDLPNNHVSYAVQWFFFAATALIIYALALRRRLRDSDKAG; from the coding sequence ATGCGGCGCCTGCCCATCCTGCCCACGCTTCTGGTGCTGATCGCGGTGGCGGTGATGGTGACGGCGGGCGTATGGCAATGGCAGCGCGCCGCGTGGAAGGAAGACCTGCTCGCCCGCTATGATCGGGCGGCGAAGGCAGGGACGGCGGTGGCGTTCCCCTTCACGGAAGATCAGCGCGAAGCGGCGCTCTATCACCGCAGCGCACTGGAATGCCGGCGCGTGCTGGCCCGCAATCCGATAGCCGGGCGCAACGCCGCGCAAGAGGCGGGATGGGCGCAGACCGTGCGCTGCGCGACTCCAGAGGGCGAAGCGGAAGTGGCGCTGGGCTGGTCGCGCGATCCGGCGATTGCGGCATGGGATGGCGGCACGGTGCAGGGCATCGTCGCCCCGGCAGCCCATGGCGTGCGGTTGGTCGCGGTGCCCGCGCAGGCGGGCCTGACGCAACTGGCCAAGCCCGATCCGCACGATCTGCCCAACAACCACGTGTCCTATGCGGTGCAGTGGTTCTTCTTCGCGGCGACCGCGCTGATAATCTATGCGTTGGCGTTGCGGCGCAGGCTGCGCGACAGCGATAAGGCCGGATAA
- a CDS encoding dihydroneopterin aldolase, with amino-acid sequence MPDSLILEVADFEHNVLTGIYSEETGKPQPLRFTITVRYKVADHYAPDTPLVESKNYMDLKFAASEALPQGVHFKLIEAVADHVCDTLFLQDRKVEAVTVKIVKLAIAEHNEKIGITLHRERR; translated from the coding sequence ATGCCCGATAGCCTGATTCTGGAAGTCGCCGATTTCGAACACAACGTGCTGACCGGCATCTATTCGGAAGAGACGGGCAAGCCGCAGCCGCTGCGCTTCACGATCACCGTCCGCTACAAAGTGGCCGATCACTATGCGCCCGACACGCCGTTGGTCGAAAGCAAGAATTACATGGACCTCAAATTTGCGGCTTCCGAAGCCTTGCCGCAAGGGGTGCATTTCAAACTGATCGAAGCCGTGGCCGATCACGTCTGCGACACGCTGTTCCTTCAGGATCGGAAAGTCGAAGCGGTGACGGTGAAAATCGTCAAGCTGGCGATTGCCGAGCATAACGAGAAGATCGGCATCACTCTGCACCGTGAACGGCGCTGA
- a CDS encoding DUF983 domain-containing protein translates to MTDPHTHEEGQPPLGKAALFGLCPRCGAKTLFAGAVRFAGRCRVCGLDYSSFNVGDGPAAFLTLIVGALITGLALWLQIAVDPPFWVHVILWVPMTVAAVIFGLRLGKAALLYAEYSRGAREAGGADVREE, encoded by the coding sequence ATGACTGATCCGCACACGCATGAAGAAGGGCAGCCGCCGCTTGGCAAGGCTGCCCTTTTCGGCCTTTGCCCCCGCTGCGGGGCGAAAACGCTGTTCGCCGGGGCGGTCCGCTTCGCCGGGCGGTGCCGGGTCTGCGGGCTGGACTATTCCAGTTTCAATGTCGGGGATGGCCCGGCTGCCTTTCTCACGCTGATCGTGGGGGCCTTGATCACCGGCCTCGCGCTGTGGTTGCAGATCGCCGTCGATCCGCCGTTCTGGGTGCATGTGATCCTGTGGGTGCCGATGACTGTCGCTGCGGTCATTTTCGGACTGCGCTTGGGCAAGGCGGCGCTGCTTTACGCGGAATACAGCCGGGGCGCGCGCGAAGCGGGCGGGGCGGACGTGCGCGAGGAATGA
- a CDS encoding SRPBCC domain-containing protein has protein sequence MELKFRVFGRIARPVAEVFEAVVNPDQLSQYFTTGGAQGRIEKGATVTWDFADFPGAFPVEVVDVIENSLIVLHWESNEGNGVMTEVTMRFTDCGGGVTLVEIGEAGWKENQAGLDASYDNCMGWSQMLCAMKMWVEHRIRMRDGFYK, from the coding sequence ATGGAACTGAAATTCAGAGTCTTCGGGCGCATCGCCCGCCCCGTGGCGGAAGTGTTCGAAGCGGTCGTCAACCCGGATCAGCTCTCGCAATATTTCACCACCGGCGGGGCGCAGGGCCGGATCGAAAAGGGCGCGACCGTCACCTGGGATTTCGCGGACTTCCCCGGTGCCTTTCCGGTGGAAGTGGTGGACGTGATCGAAAACAGCCTGATCGTGCTCCACTGGGAAAGCAACGAAGGCAACGGCGTGATGACCGAAGTCACCATGCGCTTCACCGATTGCGGCGGCGGCGTGACTCTGGTCGAGATCGGCGAGGCCGGATGGAAGGAAAATCAGGCCGGGCTCGATGCCAGCTATGACAACTGCATGGGCTGGAGCCAGATGCTCTGCGCGATGAAAATGTGGGTCGAACACCGCATCCGCATGCGCGACGGGTTCTACAAGTAG
- a CDS encoding class I SAM-dependent methyltransferase, translated as MADLATSPLILAGEGWGDYGLVDSGDGRKLERYGARRFIRPEPQALWRPREAEWAADGEFVPGADEDGGGRWQFSGPVPREGWPLAWPNGPDTVRFTAQCTPFRHLGFFPDMAPVWDWMGEMLAGMDDAQTLNLFGYTGVGTLALSRFGQVTHVDASKKSVAQARENAALSGMADRPVRWLIDDAAKFAAREVRREKRYDGIILDPPKFGRGPNGEVWRLEDSLPALMADCRRLLDTRSRFLFLTVYAVRMSSLALAGLLAELFADLPGTIEHGDLAVREDGDKGRLLPTAIFARWRND; from the coding sequence ATGGCCGATCTTGCAACCTCGCCCCTGATCCTCGCCGGCGAGGGGTGGGGGGATTACGGCCTCGTCGACAGCGGCGATGGCCGCAAGCTGGAACGGTATGGCGCGCGCCGCTTCATCCGGCCCGAGCCGCAGGCGCTGTGGCGCCCGCGCGAGGCGGAATGGGCCGCCGATGGCGAATTCGTGCCCGGTGCGGACGAGGACGGCGGCGGGCGCTGGCAGTTTTCCGGCCCTGTTCCGCGCGAAGGCTGGCCGCTGGCCTGGCCCAACGGCCCGGACACGGTGCGGTTCACCGCCCAATGCACCCCGTTCCGCCATCTCGGCTTCTTCCCCGACATGGCCCCGGTGTGGGACTGGATGGGCGAGATGCTGGCCGGGATGGACGATGCGCAGACGCTCAACCTTTTCGGCTATACCGGCGTGGGCACGCTGGCGCTGAGCCGCTTCGGCCAGGTCACGCATGTCGATGCCTCGAAGAAATCGGTTGCCCAGGCGCGGGAGAACGCGGCGCTTTCCGGCATGGCCGACCGCCCGGTCCGCTGGCTGATCGACGATGCGGCCAAATTCGCTGCGCGCGAAGTGCGGCGGGAAAAGCGCTATGACGGGATCATTCTCGATCCGCCCAAGTTCGGGCGCGGGCCGAACGGCGAAGTCTGGCGTCTGGAAGACAGCCTGCCCGCGCTGATGGCCGATTGCCGCCGCCTACTCGATACCCGGAGCCGCTTCCTGTTCCTCACCGTCTATGCGGTGCGGATGTCCAGCCTTGCGCTGGCGGGGCTGTTGGCGGAACTGTTCGCCGATCTGCCCGGTACGATCGAACATGGCGATCTGGCGGTGCGGGAGGACGGCGACAAGGGCCGCCTGCTGCCGACCGCGATTTTCGCCCGCTGGAGGAACGACTGA
- the ctaD gene encoding cytochrome c oxidase subunit I translates to MATTAETFQGHAEDHAHGHDHDHKPGFFARWFMSTNHKDIGTLYLIFAIFAGVVGGAISGIMRAELAEPGIQYLQWWTGFLGGNANSFDEALHLWNVLITAHGLIMVFFLVMPAVIGGFGNWFVPLMIGAPDMAFPRMNNVSFWLTVMGFCSLMISPFVPGGTGNGAGVGWTVYAPLSTYGSQGPAVDFAIFGLHLAGAASIMGAINFITTIFNMRAPGMTLHKMPLFVWSVLVTAFLLLLALPVLAAAITMLLTDRNFGTTFFDPQGGGDPVLYQHLFWFFGHPEVYIMILPAFGIISQIVATFSRKPVFGYLGMAYAMVAIGVVGFIVWAHHMYTTGLSVNTKMYFTAATMVIAVPTGVKIFSWIATMWGGSLQFRSPMVWALGFIFLFTVGGVTGVVLANGGVDDNLHDTYYVVAHFHYVLSLGAVTGLFAGFYYWFPKMSGRMYSELLSHIHFWVFFVGVNLIFFPMHFLGLQGMPRRYPDYAEAYAHWNGVATFGYEVMAVSILIFFINIIYAFVAGRKAEDNYWGEGATTLEWTLSSPPPFHQFETLPVIEDSKAH, encoded by the coding sequence ATGGCAACCACCGCAGAAACATTCCAGGGCCACGCCGAAGATCACGCGCACGGCCACGACCATGACCACAAGCCGGGCTTTTTCGCTCGCTGGTTCATGTCCACCAACCACAAGGACATCGGCACGCTGTACCTGATCTTCGCGATATTCGCGGGGGTCGTCGGCGGGGCGATTTCGGGCATCATGCGGGCCGAACTGGCCGAACCCGGCATCCAGTACCTTCAGTGGTGGACCGGTTTCCTCGGCGGCAACGCCAACAGCTTCGATGAAGCGCTCCACCTCTGGAACGTGCTGATCACCGCGCACGGCCTGATCATGGTGTTCTTCCTCGTCATGCCGGCGGTTATCGGCGGCTTCGGCAACTGGTTCGTGCCGCTGATGATCGGCGCGCCGGACATGGCCTTCCCGCGCATGAACAACGTGTCGTTCTGGCTGACGGTGATGGGTTTCTGCTCGCTCATGATTTCGCCGTTCGTGCCGGGCGGCACGGGCAACGGCGCGGGCGTGGGCTGGACGGTCTATGCCCCGCTTTCGACCTACGGTTCGCAAGGGCCGGCGGTCGACTTCGCGATCTTCGGCCTGCACCTTGCCGGTGCGGCCTCGATCATGGGCGCGATCAATTTCATCACCACGATCTTCAACATGCGCGCGCCGGGCATGACCCTGCACAAGATGCCGCTGTTCGTGTGGTCGGTGCTGGTCACCGCGTTCCTGCTGCTGCTGGCGCTGCCGGTTCTGGCTGCGGCCATCACCATGCTGCTGACCGACCGCAATTTCGGCACCACGTTCTTCGATCCGCAGGGCGGCGGGGATCCGGTGCTCTATCAGCACCTGTTCTGGTTCTTCGGCCACCCCGAAGTGTACATCATGATCCTGCCGGCCTTCGGCATCATCAGCCAGATCGTCGCCACTTTCTCGCGCAAGCCGGTGTTCGGCTATCTCGGCATGGCCTACGCCATGGTGGCGATCGGCGTGGTCGGCTTCATCGTGTGGGCGCACCACATGTACACCACCGGCCTCAGCGTAAACACGAAGATGTACTTCACCGCCGCGACCATGGTCATCGCCGTGCCGACGGGTGTGAAGATCTTCAGCTGGATCGCCACGATGTGGGGCGGTTCGCTGCAGTTCCGGAGCCCGATGGTCTGGGCGCTGGGCTTCATCTTCCTGTTCACCGTGGGCGGCGTGACGGGCGTGGTGCTCGCCAATGGCGGCGTGGACGATAACCTGCATGATACCTACTACGTGGTGGCGCACTTCCACTACGTGCTCTCGCTAGGGGCGGTGACGGGGCTGTTCGCCGGGTTCTATTACTGGTTCCCGAAAATGAGCGGCCGGATGTATTCCGAACTGCTGTCGCACATCCATTTCTGGGTGTTCTTCGTCGGCGTGAACCTGATTTTCTTCCCGATGCACTTCCTCGGGTTGCAGGGCATGCCGCGCCGCTATCCGGACTATGCGGAAGCCTATGCCCACTGGAACGGCGTGGCGACGTTCGGTTACGAAGTGATGGCCGTTTCGATCCTGATCTTCTTCATCAACATCATCTATGCGTTCGTTGCCGGGCGTAAGGCGGAAGACAACTACTGGGGCGAAGGCGCGACCACGCTCGAATGGACGCTGTCGAGCCCGCCGCCGTTCCACCAGTTCGAAACCCTGCCTGTCATCGAAGACAGCAAGGCGCATTGA
- the rpmA gene encoding 50S ribosomal protein L27, with translation MAHKKAGGSSRNGRDSAGRRLGVKKFGGQEVIGGNIIVRQRGTKVYPGANVGMGKDHTLFALAGGRVRFHDGKLGRKYVSVDVAMAAE, from the coding sequence ATGGCACATAAAAAAGCAGGCGGTTCGTCGCGCAACGGCCGCGATTCGGCCGGTCGTCGCCTTGGTGTGAAGAAGTTCGGTGGCCAGGAAGTCATCGGCGGCAACATCATCGTGCGCCAGCGCGGGACCAAGGTGTACCCGGGCGCCAATGTCGGCATGGGCAAGGATCACACACTGTTCGCGCTGGCCGGTGGCCGCGTGCGCTTCCACGATGGCAAGCTCGGCCGCAAATACGTGTCGGTCGACGTGGCGATGGCCGCGGAATAA
- a CDS encoding GNAT family N-acetyltransferase — MFIRSQRLFLRPAFPEDWQAIHTGINDEGIVRMLASVPWPYSEQDARDFAARAQNPLLPQCVITVPDTPGAPLIGGIGLQQSVNGVELGYWLARGFWGRGYATEAGRALLASAAAIGHRRIYAAHALDNPASARVLHKLGFKATGEICVRKSAGHGGAGVATRCHILDLGDVAGSDPEPQMPAAA, encoded by the coding sequence ATGTTCATTCGCAGCCAGAGGCTGTTCCTGCGCCCGGCCTTTCCGGAAGACTGGCAGGCGATCCACACAGGCATCAACGATGAAGGCATCGTGCGCATGCTGGCCAGTGTCCCCTGGCCCTACAGCGAGCAGGATGCGCGCGATTTCGCCGCGCGGGCGCAGAACCCGCTGCTGCCGCAATGCGTCATCACCGTGCCGGACACACCCGGCGCGCCGCTTATCGGCGGGATCGGGCTGCAGCAGTCGGTAAACGGTGTCGAGCTGGGTTATTGGCTGGCGCGCGGCTTCTGGGGCCGTGGCTATGCCACCGAAGCGGGCCGTGCCTTGCTGGCCAGCGCGGCGGCCATCGGCCATCGGCGGATCTATGCGGCGCATGCCCTGGACAACCCGGCGTCGGCGCGGGTGCTGCACAAGCTCGGCTTCAAGGCGACCGGCGAAATCTGCGTTCGCAAGAGCGCGGGCCATGGCGGCGCGGGAGTCGCGACCCGCTGCCATATCCTCGATCTCGGCGATGTGGCCGGCTCCGATCCGGAGCCGCAAATGCCCGCTGCCGCATGA
- the thrC gene encoding threonine synthase, giving the protein MQYVSTRGSAPALDFEGVTLAGLASDGGLYIPSAWPRFSEAEIAALAGLPYAQLAARVMQPFVGDCLTPEKLLDLCEQAYGRFAHKAVTPLVQLDEQNWLLELFHGPTLAFKDVALQLLGLLFEEFLSRTDERLTIVGATSGDTGSAAIDAVAGRDRVDIFMLHPNGRVSDVQRRQMTTVLAPNVYNIAIDGSFDDAQAMVKRMFGDTAMTGRFRISAVNSINWARLMAQVVYYFAVGVQLGAPHRKVAFSVPTGNFGDVFAGYVAAQMGLPIERLIVATNVNDILHRALSTGDYSTGTVTPTAAPSMDIQVSSNFERLLFDVGGRDGLALAEQMRGFEAAKAMQLTNAQREGAAALFASARADADDMTKAMRWAYEACGEVIDPHTAIGLHAARAAGIDPSIPLVTLATAHPAKFRDAVERATGTRPSLPGRIGDLFEREERYVELAGDYDAIAAYVAEHATPNA; this is encoded by the coding sequence ATGCAGTATGTCTCTACCCGTGGCAGCGCCCCGGCGCTCGATTTCGAAGGCGTCACTCTCGCCGGTCTGGCATCGGATGGCGGGCTCTATATCCCGTCCGCATGGCCGCGCTTTTCGGAAGCGGAAATCGCCGCGCTGGCCGGTTTGCCTTATGCGCAGCTTGCCGCGCGGGTGATGCAGCCTTTCGTCGGCGATTGCCTGACCCCGGAAAAGCTGCTCGACCTGTGCGAGCAGGCCTATGGCCGTTTTGCTCACAAGGCGGTGACGCCGCTGGTGCAACTGGACGAGCAGAACTGGCTGCTGGAACTGTTCCACGGGCCGACGCTGGCGTTCAAGGACGTGGCTCTGCAATTGCTCGGCCTGCTGTTCGAGGAATTCCTCTCCCGCACGGATGAGCGGCTGACCATCGTCGGCGCGACCAGCGGGGACACGGGCTCCGCCGCGATCGACGCGGTGGCCGGGCGCGACCGGGTGGATATCTTCATGCTTCACCCCAATGGCCGGGTGAGCGACGTGCAGCGCCGCCAGATGACCACGGTGCTGGCGCCCAACGTCTACAACATCGCCATCGACGGCAGCTTCGACGATGCGCAGGCGATGGTGAAGCGCATGTTCGGCGACACGGCGATGACCGGGCGTTTCCGCATCAGCGCGGTCAATTCGATCAACTGGGCGCGGTTGATGGCGCAGGTGGTCTATTACTTCGCGGTGGGCGTGCAACTGGGCGCGCCGCATCGCAAAGTGGCCTTCAGTGTGCCCACGGGCAATTTCGGCGATGTCTTCGCCGGTTATGTTGCCGCGCAGATGGGCCTGCCGATCGAGCGGCTGATCGTGGCGACCAATGTCAACGATATCCTCCACCGGGCGCTGTCCACCGGCGATTATTCGACCGGCACGGTCACGCCCACGGCGGCCCCGTCGATGGATATCCAGGTCAGTTCCAATTTCGAACGCCTGCTGTTCGATGTCGGCGGCCGGGATGGCCTGGCTCTGGCCGAACAGATGCGCGGCTTCGAAGCGGCGAAGGCGATGCAACTGACCAATGCGCAGCGCGAAGGCGCGGCGGCGCTGTTCGCCAGCGCGCGCGCCGATGCCGACGACATGACCAAGGCGATGCGCTGGGCTTACGAGGCATGCGGCGAAGTGATCGATCCGCACACCGCCATCGGCCTGCACGCCGCGCGTGCCGCCGGCATCGATCCGTCGATCCCGCTGGTCACGCTGGCGACCGCGCATCCGGCCAAGTTCCGCGATGCGGTGGAACGCGCCACCGGCACCCGGCCGAGCTTGCCGGGCCGGATCGGCGACCTGTTCGAGCGTGAGGAACGCTACGTCGAACTGGCGGGCGACTACGATGCGATCGCCGCCTATGTCGCAGAGCATGCGACACCGAACGCCTGA
- a CDS encoding cytochrome c oxidase assembly protein, producing the protein MSVAALGQRNRRIGLISLGVAGAMLGLGFASVPLYRLFCQVTGFAGTTQKVTAAQASQVRAAGTTISVRFDGNVRPDMPWTFHPEHTTDTVELGQRDLAFFIAKNNSDKPVTGTATFNVEPEQTGQYFNKIQCFCFTEQTLQPGEEVRMPVLFYIDPRIAQDEDAKDVQQITLSYTFHKAEDSPS; encoded by the coding sequence ATGAGCGTGGCGGCACTGGGCCAAAGGAATCGCCGGATCGGGCTGATTTCGCTGGGTGTGGCGGGCGCCATGCTGGGGCTCGGTTTCGCCTCGGTTCCGCTTTATCGCTTGTTCTGCCAGGTGACCGGGTTCGCCGGGACCACGCAAAAAGTCACCGCCGCGCAGGCGAGCCAGGTCCGCGCCGCGGGCACGACGATTTCGGTGCGCTTCGATGGGAACGTGCGGCCGGATATGCCGTGGACGTTCCATCCCGAACACACCACCGATACGGTCGAACTGGGCCAGCGCGATCTGGCGTTCTTCATCGCGAAGAACAATTCGGACAAGCCGGTCACCGGCACCGCGACATTCAATGTCGAACCGGAACAGACCGGCCAGTATTTCAACAAGATTCAATGTTTCTGCTTCACGGAGCAAACGCTACAGCCGGGAGAGGAAGTGCGTATGCCGGTGTTGTTCTATATCGATCCGCGGATCGCGCAGGACGAAGATGCCAAGGATGTGCAGCAGATTACCTTGAGTTATACCTTCCACAAGGCAGAGGACAGCCCTTCCTAA
- a CDS encoding Rossmann fold domain-containing protein, with product MNGADMARAIYRTGALPQAALDASTAFHVHHLPEITRLIAGQPDLLVVIFPAAPYDHRAWRRAAIADLARAHAPVRVVGLAGGEADATARTLAYLDSAPGVTGQMLAIDEANAPDQA from the coding sequence GTGAACGGCGCTGATATGGCGCGGGCGATCTATCGCACGGGCGCCTTGCCGCAGGCCGCGCTGGACGCCTCGACCGCTTTCCATGTTCATCACCTGCCGGAAATCACGCGGCTGATCGCCGGGCAGCCGGATTTGCTGGTGGTGATTTTCCCGGCTGCGCCTTACGATCATCGCGCATGGCGGCGCGCGGCGATTGCCGATCTCGCCCGCGCCCATGCCCCGGTGCGAGTGGTCGGGCTGGCTGGTGGCGAAGCGGATGCGACGGCGCGCACGCTGGCCTATCTCGATTCTGCGCCGGGCGTCACCGGGCAGATGCTGGCAATCGATGAGGCGAATGCGCCGGATCAGGCATGA